AACTGGAGATGATCTTAAACGGATAAACGAGGTCAATTTGTACGTCCGATTTGCCTCGCCCTAGAACAGTCCGCTCGCCTTCATTCCGCCTTCACCAAAGTCCAGATCCGTAATTCCAAACCCTAACAAGCGACATCTCCCCCAAACAGGCCAAACTTGTtaccgccgccgcggccgccgcccccgcccccgGGACCGAACCTGCCTCAGCATTCCAACCGGTGCGCTCGTGGACTCCTCCCCTTCAGGACATCCTCTGCGATTCCTCGGTCCTGTAGTATTTCTGATTTGCTGCGGCGCATGTCCATGGACATCGAGTATTCCTGGTTCCTATAATATCATTGCTGCGGCGCATGCGCATGGCCATCGGGGATTTAGAGGCAGATATCAAGATCACGCGCCTGTAGCGGGAAAGGGGAATAGCTCCCGGAGCCAATGGCGAAGCGTGCGCGCGCAGGCATAACCGCCAGCGACGACCGGCTAAGCGCCCTTCCGGACGGCGTCCTCCACACCATCCTATCATTCTTGCCGGCGCGGCAGCTCGTGCAGACGAGCTTGCTGTCGCGGCGGTGGAAAGACCTCTGGTGCTCTACTCCCTGCATCAACATCGACGAGCGGGAGTTCGACATTGGGAGCGGCCGCAACGTCCAAGCCAAGAAATGGAGCAAGTTCGAGAACTTCAACACAAACCTGCTCCTCTTCCGCAGCAATGCCGCGTCCGTGGATAAGTTCTGCTTATATGCCCACGAGCATAACCACCGAGATGTCGATAAATGGATTCGCCGTGGCATCAAGTACTGCCCTGCCCATCTCCATATTTCGGTACTGAATGACGTTGCCTTTAAATTGCCTTCCCTGGGCTCATGTTTTGGCACTCTCAGAAGGTTGTATCTTTCCAATGTGTCCCTGGACAACTGTTTTGCCGAGCTGCTCTCGTCTGGATCTTCTCCCCTGGAAATTCTGGAGCTTAGGAGCTGCTGGAATTATTTTTGGGACATCACATCGCACACGCTCAAGGACTTGTTCATTGATTCTTGTATCCATCATGATGCACATCCATTGGTTATCACAGCTCCAGGCCTTACATCCCTGCGTCTGAATATCACCAACACATCGTATGCAGATGGTATATCTGTCTACCAGACAACTGCCCTTGCCAAAGCAGCTATTGTTATACCATCTCCTGTATTCTTCCCTGTGGACAATCAGCGCAATCTCCTTCGTAGCTTGTTCAGTGTGACCAAATTAGAGTTGGGGGGCTTTGAGACAAAGGTATGTGTAAACATAATTGATTTTTTCTTTGTTTTCATTTAAACATTGATATTGGACCTCAGTGATCAGCAATAGATATTTTTACTAGTTAGGAGATATGCATCATATGTTTTGAGACAAAGGTATGTGTAAACAAGTCTGCACAATTCTTGCCATATTAGGAAATTTGGTTTCCAACTAGGTTGAAACACATTCTTCTCCCTACATGACTAGAATGGGGCAATTAGTTTTCTTGTATGTTTGGTGCTGACTCATATACTAGCTGTGACTATTCATGCCTAGTGATGACTAGTCGACATGGTGGAGGAGCATTTCAGCAGCAGCCGGCAGAGCAGAGCAGCAAACAGCAGAGGAAGGAGAGCCAGTGGAGGAGCCTGGGCcttgctgctgccggcggagaaGCAGAATCAAAGGCAGACTGATAATGTCAAAATTCTGACATGTGGCGTTTTTTTATGGTCGCTTGACCTAGGATGCCTAACTAGTCGACCAGTTGTCTAGTCACTCGTCTCGGCCCATGAGTCGAGTCGACCTTCGAATTATGATTCTTTAACTAGTAGCACGACTCACAATCCTTGATGGCCTATGCTTCAACTCCTACCATTTTATTTTGTCGCGATGCTGATGAGAAACCAGATAGCCCTCAgtatctaagagcatctccactcgtctccccacagagccccccacggccactttttttcatccggacggcgaaaaacggcccagtcaggcccccggttcctcgttttgatccggatttgagcctattttcgtccggactccccatgccatccccggccccccggggagcgctcggggactccggatgaagctaaaaccaaccgcccacgcccacgtgtctcctctttcatccggattccccgagccgtcctctttttccccgagaaacgccgcttggggagcacacgactggaaatatactgccccccacgccaaatcttcctccaatccggacaaaaatttcgccggatttgggcgtggggagcgccaacgagtggggatgctctaacattACTAGGGAAAATTATATCCTAACTTGATTTGTGCAGCCAAATACTAGCATACCACACATGACTAGAGCAATAATTTGTTATTTATAAATTTCATTTTGATAACAGATGCTATAAATCAATTTtggttttgcttttttttttttttgtatttattTCAGGCGCTGCTCGTTGATGAATTTAGTGAATTCCAAAAATTCGCTAATATGCGAACACTGTTATTTGGAGAAATTTTCCTTGATGAAGGTTGCCTTGATGTCAAACTGGAACTTCTAGGCAGCTTTATGCAGAATGCTCCTTGCCTAGAGAAGCTTACTCTCTATTGTTCCATGGTACATTTTCTGTGCTATTTATGATATCTCTCTTGTCTTATACTTTGCCAAGCTGTCTTACACGAATCTTGTATTGCTACGGAAAGGTTAAAGAACATTGTGAGATGGAATGGGACAGCAAGAGGAGGAGCATCAATCTGCAACGTCAAAATCAAAAGGCTTTCCAATGTCCGAAGCTGAAGGTGGTAGAAGTCTTATACGAAgatgaccatcatcaccgacTCGCCGAATTTTTGTGGGTTATTACGGCGAGGCTACCACATGCCAGCATCACACTCACCAAGCTTAGATAATTTCTCCATGGTCCTCTTATCTTTGCAATGCTTCTTTGGATTAGTGTGCTCGAAAGATTTTGATGTTTGTGACATAGTGGCACCACGTGTTATGCTATCAATTGTCACTTGCTTCGAAGTGGACCTGTGCACTAATTTTATATATCATCGTTTTACTAGAACTTTGTAcgtatcataagattttgatgtcCCTAGCACCGTTATTCCATAGTGGTGCAACAAGTTATGGTATCGACTATCGCCTGCTTCGAAATTGATGGTAAATGCAAATGTTGTCAATATGCAGCAATAGTCATGGCCAAAAGTTTCCAGACTGAGCAGCCGATTTTTGTCATCAGTAGACAGTAATCGTCTGGGCTTTCCGACCTCCTTTGAGGGATTTGGCTGACTATGCATATTGaacttcttttttctttctttctttcttttcgaAATCACAACTTGATGGTTCTCTCCTTTTTTTTGCAGGTCATAAGATATGTTTGTCGCATGAACATTCCCACTAAATAATCCGCAAGATGATTTGGCCCTTTGGTACATGTATTTTATGCAAACTGTAATGCTTTTAAAAACAAAATACGAAAGATCGTACAACATGTGTTGGGTAACAAATCACATATATAGCTATATATAGCATGATAGTTCGATTTGTGGAACGAGCAGGTACCAATCATGTCATTTGATCAAGCCGTACTTGTTCCGCTCGTAGAATGCGTCCGTCCCCGCCTCCCCGACGTTGACGACAGCCGGGCAGCCGTCCCGGTCCTTCTCCATCTGCACGCACCCCTTGCAGTAGCACGCGTCTGCCACTCCTCCGGCGCGGCACACCACGCACCTCTCGCCTCCGCCGCGCTGCCCACAGCCGTCGCAGACGCGGGCGAGCGCGACGGGCCGCACCATGGAGTCACACGCCACGCACCGGCCGTCGTGCGCGGCGCAGACGCGGCCAGCGGTAACGCCCGGCAGCCGCGCGCACCTGACAAGGTCGGCCTGGTGCCTCGCCATTGATTAAGTTGCTCTTCTTTTCTCTTGGTTCGGATGATCGGTAGACGGTAATCGATAAGAGTAGCTTGTTTCTTCAAGCGTTGCAGCTGCAGTGTAGTGTTGAGGCGTGGATTCATGTATATTTATGGAGCGGAGGATCTCTTGATGCGCAAGAAATTGGTGGAAACGTTGCATATGTTGACCTGCAAATGGAACTCCGGTAGTCTAGTCGGTTCATCCGTTCCATCAGCCGACTGGATGGGTTCGCTGAGTTGAGCTCGAGGTTGCGTATCCGTTGAATGGTCGGAAACTTTGAACGCCTTGACACCGCCTTTGAACGTTGTTTCTTAAAGAACCGCCTTTCAACATTTTGCatcgttagagcatctccaatcgtttagcctccccacgccgaaatccggggtaaatttcgtccggattggacgtaAAATTGGCGTGGGAAGGACCAGTTTCCCAGCCACGATCTCAGGCGAAGACGTCgatctaaatttgaaaaacgAAAGCTTGACCAAATACGGCTAAAAAGGACtgaatttagactaaatttaatgatatttactatatagaaggcgaagttcatacatagaggccgaattcgaataTATTTCGACTTCGGCCAGGGGAATAAGAATTTAAatattaaaacacggcgctctacatgccgaaatggcggtagaacaccgtgtagtcctcgtcgccgtcgccgccatcatcGGAACGCGGTGGCGCCGTCGGCGCCTGGCTGCTGGTGCCCTGGCCGGGGTCTCCCCACCGGCCACCGTCGCGCGGCGGGGACGGCGATGGCTTGTACCAGTCATCGTCGAACTCCACCTCGAGGTCGATGACGGGGATGGGGGCGCCAgatggaggagtcgcaggccggcGGTAGCGAGCGACGTCCTCGAGGAGCCGagcctgccgctccgcctcctccttctcccactgctccctcgaccaggcgcAGGCCTAGTCGAGGGGCATGGCGTTGtcggcggggacgaggtcctggagggacctcgccATGACGGCCTCGAGGATCGCGGCGTCCTCGACGTCGTTGACCTCCTCCACATTCACCTTCACCGGCTTGCGCTTCCGCTCGCCGGAGGTGTCTGGTTCGCGCTTGGGGCGGAGGCGGCCGCGTGTCGTCGAGGGCTCGCGGATGACGATCCCGCCGCCGCTGCGTGCACGGTTGCTCGGCGGGGAAGGCGGCTCCGTTTTCACCGGCGCCCACGATGGCGCCGACCTGGAGatcggcgtcgacctcgacgccgaTCTGGACGACGaggagctggcagccatgcgccgtggctgccagctgCTTCCCCGGCGGCGGCTCGTCGATGCCCTCGACAGCGGGGGCATCGTCAGAACGGGatagttgccgccctcgatgtgctcgaggacggCCTCGAGCGTCCGACCCGGCGCGCTCCACCCACGCCGGCGCCCCGCGGCGTTGtttcgcggaggcggaggcggcgggccgtcgtaggcggcgagctcccgctcccaccgccgcaggaagaacgagttccacgccgtgtagttgtcggggtggaaCTGTGGCGCGGCGCGGTCCTGGTCCGACAGCGTCAGCCGGacctcctcgatggcggcgtcgAGGAGTTGTCcatggggcggcggcgggattggcacgccacccgcacttagccgccacccgccgccgggaggcctcgtgtccggcgggcaggggtaccccgcctggtggaggaggtgcccctcccacgcgtggagcgaccgacggggaaagccgtTGTTGTCCGCGCCGTCTTCCTCATTGAACGCCATGGATCTCATCGAAGGGAAGAGTGGTGCTACGCGTCGCGGCGAGTGGGGTATTTAGGCGGGGCTGGAGCCGGCGATTTAATGCCGCGTGGATGctacgcgtccgcggcgagctgaccggcggcagcctttactgcgcgcggaagacgatgcgtctgCCGCTGACCGGCCGGGTCCACCTCTGCGGCGAAGCCGAAGCGAAAGCGCGGGAGAGATTTCtcggcgtttcgcgcgctttcgcttcgtccggactccccgagcgcgccccggtaggccggggttggcgtggactcgccggatggatgaaggtccAAATCCGggggaaaacgaggaaccgggagcTCGGCTGGGCCATTTTTCGCTGTCCGGATGGAAAAATAGCCAGCCGAAGGCCTGTTCGGGGAGACGAGCGGAGATGCTCTTAGCCCCACTTGTTGTATCCTTCTGAAGGGCTTCACGCGCCTTGAATGATCTTTGGTACTCTGATGTTGATTAGCTGAAATCATGATTTTCTTATAAATTAAATATATTAATAATGCGAAGATACCGATTACCGCACCTAGTCTTTGAACCAACAAGCTGTCTGAAGACATTAATTAAGGATATACACAACTAAAAAAGAAAGAATACCCTGCCACGGCGATCATTGCTCCTAGCAGGAACAGTTTTACCACCACCAAAGATAACATCTGAACTATAAAGAGTTTCTCCAAAAGAAAATACCCAAGCTTTTATTGGACTTACCGTGAGAAAATTTTAATTTAAAGAAAAATCTAGTATTGTAGGTAGTGCTAAATAGCCAACAAAGGTTTTAAATTCCAAATAAAACGCAAAAAATCAGACCCTTGATTTGTTCCGTGCATTAGCGGTAAGTCAAAAACTATCAACGAGTTATATATGTAGATTATAAGTATGCCTAGACCTAACTTAGTTCTCACTAGAACGACATCATCGAATTTTAGTTGCGACCCATGTTGCAATTTACCATTAACACGGGCCACGAATCAAATCTAACGGTTTGGATATATTTTTTGTAGTTGCAACCTCACTTGCAACTGAAAATACCAATTATAACAGGAAAAAAAAATCAGTTGCAAATCAACTTGCAACTCAAATACACGAATCAAATATTATGTAATTATGTAGCTTATCTATTCCAACACTAGAGGAAATGTTGTCGTGCACGGTGATGGAGAGGTCCCGCTGATGTTTTCGGTCAGATTGGTGTTTCCATTGGTGGATAAAGAATACCTGCAACTCCGTCGAAGACGTCGCGTGCTCACGCAGTGGCCGCATCATCAGTGTCATGAGATGATGAGAAACATTTGGAATGCCATCGAATCTTCAGTTCCTACCACCTTATATAGTTTGTCTAGTACTATTTCAGAGGCTTTCGCGATTAGGGGAGTGTTACGCCCTTATGTCGGGGGTAGTGTGGGTCAAATTCGGCATTAATCCGCATGTGGTAGGATGGTTACTTTTGTGTGAGAGCTATATACACTTCTAGTCCCACAACTT
This region of Lolium perenne isolate Kyuss_39 chromosome 2, Kyuss_2.0, whole genome shotgun sequence genomic DNA includes:
- the LOC127321894 gene encoding MEIOTIC F-BOX protein MOF isoform X1 produces the protein MAKRARAGITASDDRLSALPDGVLHTILSFLPARQLVQTSLLSRRWKDLWCSTPCINIDEREFDIGSGRNVQAKKWSKFENFNTNLLLFRSNAASVDKFCLYAHEHNHRDVDKWIRRGIKYCPAHLHISVLNDVAFKLPSLGSCFGTLRRLYLSNVSLDNCFAELLSSGSSPLEILELRSCWNYFWDITSHTLKDLFIDSCIHHDAHPLVITAPGLTSLRLNITNTSYADGISVYQTTALAKAAIVIPSPVFFPVDNQRNLLRSLFSVTKLELGGFETKALLVDEFSEFQKFANMRTLLFGEIFLDEGCLDVKLELLGSFMQNAPCLEKLTLYCSMVKEHCEMEWDSKRRSINLQRQNQKAFQCPKLKVVEVLYEDDHHHRLAEFLWVITARLPHASITLTKLR
- the LOC127321894 gene encoding MEIOTIC F-BOX protein MOF isoform X2; its protein translation is MAKRARAGITASDDRLSALPDGVLHTILSFLPARQLVQTSLLSRRWKDLWCSTPCINIDEREFDIGSGRNVQAKKWSKFENFNTNLLLFRSNAASVDKFCLYAHEHNHRDVDKWIRRGIKRLYLSNVSLDNCFAELLSSGSSPLEILELRSCWNYFWDITSHTLKDLFIDSCIHHDAHPLVITAPGLTSLRLNITNTSYADGISVYQTTALAKAAIVIPSPVFFPVDNQRNLLRSLFSVTKLELGGFETKALLVDEFSEFQKFANMRTLLFGEIFLDEGCLDVKLELLGSFMQNAPCLEKLTLYCSMVKEHCEMEWDSKRRSINLQRQNQKAFQCPKLKVVEVLYEDDHHHRLAEFLWVITARLPHASITLTKLR
- the LOC127321895 gene encoding PHD finger-like domain-containing protein 5A, whose amino-acid sequence is MARHQADLVRCARLPGVTAGRVCAAHDGRCVACDSMVRPVALARVCDGCGQRGGGERCVVCRAGGVADACYCKGCVQMEKDRDGCPAVVNVGEAGTDAFYERNKYGLIK